A genomic window from Raphanus sativus cultivar WK10039 unplaced genomic scaffold, ASM80110v3 Scaffold0469, whole genome shotgun sequence includes:
- the LOC130502253 gene encoding uncharacterized protein LOC130502253 → MFGIQNRRDLTMELQSQIPILRPSIHARRANIVVKFQDMYSFTVEGNVDDVNVLNEVRERVRNQGRVWWALEASKGANWYLRPDTLLIGGDGGGGIALKTSLKISALANAITLKRLVRKGIPPVLRPKVWFSLSGAAKKKSTVPESYYGDLSKAVDGMVTPATLQIDHDLPRTFPGHPWLDTPEGHAALRRVLVGYSFRDSDVGYCQGLNYVAALLLLVMKTEEDAFWMLAVLLENVLVRDCYTTNLSGCHVEQRVFKDLLAQKCPRIASHLDDMGFDVSLVATEWFLCLFSKSLPSETTLRVWDVLFYEGAKVLFHAALAIFKMKENELLMTHQVGDVINIIQTTSHQLFDPDELLTVAFEKIGSMTTNTISKQRKKQEPAVMAELDQRLRRLNSLKETGTKNT, encoded by the exons atgttcggGATCCAAAACAGAAGAGACTTAACAATGGAGCTCCAATCCCAAATCCCGATCCTCCGCCCGAGCATCCACGCCCGACGAGCCAACATCGTCGTCAAGTTCCAGGACATGTACTCCTTCACGGTGGAAGGAAACGTGGACGACGTGAACGTCCTGAACGAAGTCAGGGAGAGAGTGAGGAACCAAGGGAGAGTCTGGTGGGCTCTGGAAGCTAGCAAAGGAGCTAACTGGTATCTCCGGCCCGATACCCTCTTGATCGGCGGCGACGGTGGCGGTGGTATCGCGTTGAAGACGTCTCTGAAGATCTCGGCTCTGGCGAATGCGATCACGTTGAAGAGGTTGGTCAGGAAAGGGATACCGCCGGTGCTGAGGCCTAAGGTTTGGTTCTCTCTCTCCGGTGCTGCTAAGAAGAAGTCTACGGTCCCGGAGAGTTATTACGGTGATTTGAGTAAGGCTGTTGATGGGATGGTCACGCCTGCCACGCTTCAGATCGATCAT GATCTGCCACGGACTTTCCCTGGCCATCCTTGGTTAGACACTCCAGAGGGTCATGCTGCTCTAAGACGTGTGCTTGTTGGATATTCGTTTCGTGATTCTGATGTTGGTTATTGTCAG GGACTAAACTATGTTGCGGCGTTACTATTACTGGTCATGAAGACAGAAGAAGACGCGTTCTGGATGCTAGCAGTTCTTTTGGAGAACGTGTTAGTCCGTGACTGCTACACGACCAACTTGTCTGGTTGCCATGTTGAGCAGCGGGTATTCAAAGATCTGCTTGCCCAAAAATGTCCTCG AATAGCTTCTCATCTTGACGATATGGGCTTTGATGTTTCCCTTGTAGCCACGGAATGGTTCCTATGCCTCTTCTCCAAAAGCCTTCCTTCAGAG ACAACTCTAAGAGTTTGGGATGTACTTTTCTATGAAGGAGCAAAGGTTCTTTTCCATGCAGCTTTAGCAATCTTCAAG ATGAAAGAAAACGAGCTGCTTATGACCCACCAGGTCGGTGATGTGATCAACATAATACAGACCACTTCACACCAGCTCTTTGACCCTGATGAGTTATTAACG gtGGCGTTTGAGAAAATTGGATCAATGACTACAAACACAATCTCAAAGCAGAGGAAGAAGCAGGAACCGGCAGTGATGGCAGAACTTGACCAGAGACTGAGGAGACTCAACTCTCTTAAAGAAACTGGTACTAAGAACACATAA